A single Vigna radiata var. radiata cultivar VC1973A chromosome 8, Vradiata_ver6, whole genome shotgun sequence DNA region contains:
- the LOC106772667 gene encoding calreticulin, with product MAMAFRVRNPDLRSLILLSLLTITSAKVFFEERFEDGWENRWVKSDWKKDENLAGEWNHTSGQWNGDANDKGIQTSEDYRFYAISAEYPEFSNKDKTLVFQFSVKHEQKLDCGGGYMKLLSGNVDQKKFGGDTPYSIMFGPDICGYSTKKVHAILTYNNTNHLIKKDVPCETDQLTHVYTFILRPDATYSILIDNVEKQTGSLYSDWDLLPPKKIKDPEAKKPEDWDDKEYISDPEDKKPEGYDDIPKEIPDAEAKKPEDWDDEEDGEWTAPTIPNPEYKGPWKPKKIKNPNYKGKWKAPIIDNPDFKDDPDLYVYPNLKYVGIELWQVKSGTLFDNVLITDDAEYAKQLAEETWGKHKDAEKAAFEEAEKKKEEEEAKDDPVDSDAEDEDEEADDAGNDSDGESKTEAGEDKEDGHDEL from the exons ATGGCGATGGCGTTTAGGGTGCGAAACCCTGACCTCCGCTCTCTCATTCTTCTGTCTCTCTTGACTATCACCTCTGCCAAGGTATTCTTCGAGGAGCGCTTCGAAG ACGGATGGGAAAATCGGTGGGTTAAATCAGATTGGAAAAAAGATGAGAACCTGGCCGGGGAGTGGAACCACACTTCTGGTCAATGGAATGGAGACGCCAATGACAAAG GTATTCAAACCAGTGAAGATTACAGATTCTACGCCATTTCTGCTGAGTACCCTGAATTCAGCAATAAGGATAAGACACTAGTATTCCAATTTTCTGTCAAGCATGAACAGAAGCTCGACTGTGGTGGTGGCTACATGAAGTTGCTTAGTGGGAATGTTGATCAGAAGAAATTTGGTGGCGATACTCCTTACAG TATCATGTTTGGACCAGATATTTGTGGTTACAGTACCAAGAAAGTGCATGCTATTTTGACCTACAACAACACAAACCACTTGATCAAGAAGGATGTCCCTTGTGAGACTGACCAACTAACTCATGTTTATACATTTATCCTCCGTCCAGATGCAACCTATAGCATCCTGATTGATAATGTGGAGAAGCAAACTGGTAGTCTCTACTCTGATTGGGATCTTCTCCCTCCAAAGAAAATCAAGGATCCTGAAGCCAAAAAG CCAGAAGATTGGGATGACAAAGAATACATTAGCGATCCCGAGGATAAGAAACCAGAG GGATATGATGACATCCCTAAAGAGATCCCAGATGCCGAAGCCAAGAAG CCCGAAGATTGGGATGATGAGGAAGATGGTGAGTGGACAGCTCCAACCATTCCCAACCCTGAGTACAAGGGCCCGTGGAAGCCAAAG AAAATTAAGAACCCCAACTACAAAGGAAAGTGGAAGGCACCAATTATTGACAACCCAG ATTTCAAGGACGACCCCGACCTCTATGTTTACCCCAACTTGAAGTACGTGGGCATTGAATTGTGGCAG GTGAAATCTGGCACTTTGTTTGACAATGTCTTGATTACCGATGATGCTGAATATGCTAAGCAACTGGCTGAAGAAACATGGGGCAAGCACAAGGAT gCTGAGAAGGCAGCATTTGAAGAGGccgagaagaagaaggaagaggag GAAGCAAAGGATGATCCAGTTGACTCTGAT GctgaggatgaagatgaagaagctgATGATGCTGGCAATGACTCCGATGGTGAATCAAAGACGGAAGCTGGAGAAGACAAGGAAGATGGTCAT GATGAGCTCTAG
- the LOC106771300 gene encoding RNA pseudouridine synthase 1, with the protein MLSFNPKPFVFSAVAMSGPPERKIPTAAENYPVPLSPPLPPISKQIELSRAMTASSNSSIFSLSPSDILYQDDHLIAVNKHQGIYCETLLSSLASQSHELHLANRLDRDTSGILLLTKSHKVAAKLVKAFTEHKVKKTYIALCTGPPPNWEQVTVRSGHGRSKFGAWRVYGASDVGRTLPGGSAVRSMETSFEVLSVNGNGSFREVSDSCEEGNVLVVEEKAVKEDGNASEIVVRAYPRSGRTHQIRLHCQYLGISIVGDVKYEGVYGWKGITHHAHHLHAETLSFEHPVTGLDVMLRAPLPLWATQAFQH; encoded by the coding sequence ATGCTCTCCTTCAACCCCAAACCTTTTGTCTTCTCCGCCGTAGCCATGTCAGGGCCCCCGGAACGGAAAATCCCCACAGCCGCAGAGAATTATCCAGTGCCACTGTCCCCTCCGCTTCCCCCGATCTCAAAGCAAATCGAGCTCAGCAGAGCCATGACCGCTTCTTCAAACTCAAGCATCTTTTCTCTCTCACCCTCCGACATTCTCTACCAGGACGACCACCTCATCGCAGTCAACAAGCACCAAGGAATTTACTGCGAGACCCTCCTCTCCTCCCTCGCTTCCCAATCGCACGAGCTTCACCTCGCTAATCGACTCGACCGTGACACCAGTGGTATATTGCTCTTAACCAAGTCGCACAAGGTGGCCGCAAAACTCGTCAAGGCCTTCACCGAACACAAAGTGAAGAAAACATACATTGCCCTGTGCACCGGTCCTCCTCCCAATTGGGAACAGGTCACCGTCAGATCCGGTCACGGGAGGTCCAAGTTCGGCGCCTGGCGAGTCTACGGTGCTTCCGATGTGGGACGCACACTACCGGGTGGCTCGGCCGTCCGGTCCATGGAGACTTCCTTTGAGGTGTTGTCGGTAAACGGAAATGGCAGCTTTAGGGAGGTCTCTGATTCGTGCGAGGAGGGAAATGTTTTGGTGGTTGAAGAAAAAGCGGTGAAAGAGGATGGTAATGCGAGTGAGATTGTAGTGAGAGCGTATCCTCGGAGTGGAAGAACGCATCAGATTCGCTTGCACTGTCAGTACCTAGGGATTTCTATCGTAGGTGATGTGAAATATGAAGGTGTGTACGGGTGGAAAGGTATAACTCATCATGCACATCACCTTCATGCAGAAACCTTGTCCTTTGAACATCCTGTTACTGGTCTTGACGTTATGCTACGTGCACCTCTCCCTCTGTGGGCTACCCAGGCGTTTCAGCATTAA
- the LOC106772789 gene encoding uncharacterized protein LOC106772789, translated as MASSSIITPEDVLESLMNDGSIDALRLKIINQLKANEELKSTTIKMAEQSKVLNTPGAEKQTKRELFDALRQELEASVLEKASKSVWDLIVDNNGLGKEISETVERVFCRLSGQEPPLFPLPNGEQQSEKEAGNRKEKGKGKQKENEIPNTNTPSKKRSFSEINLEGPDETSTRFSDPAAVLEGSGKSPVSISKT; from the exons ATGGCTTCTTCCTCAATAATCACTCCTGAAGATGTGTTGGAGTCGCTGATGAATGACGGCTCAATTGATGCCCTCAGATTGAAGATCATCAACCAGCTCAAAGCCAAT GAGGAATTGAAGAGTACTACTATAAAGATGGCCGAACAGAGCAAGGTTCTTAACACCCCCGGTGCTGAAAAACAGACTAAAAGAGAGCTCTTTGATGCTCTTCGGCAAGAACTTGA AGCTTCTGTACTCGAAAAAGCCTCAAAATCAGTTTGGGATTTAATTGTAGACAATAATGGCCTGGGAAAGGAGATAAGTGAAACTGTTGAGCGAGTGTTTTGtcgactgagtggccaggaacCTCCATTGTTTCCACTTCCTAATGGAGAGCAGCAATCTGAAAAGGAGGCTGgcaacagaaaagaaaaaggcaagGGAAAGCAGAAGGAAAATGAAATCCCAAATACAAATACTCCGTCAAAGAAAAGAAGCTTCAGTGAAATAAATTTGGAAGGACCAGATGAAACTTCAACCAGGTTCTCTGATCCCGCGGCAGTATTGGAAGGTTCTGGCAAATCACCTGTATCAATTTCGAAGACTTGA